The following are from one region of the Dreissena polymorpha isolate Duluth1 chromosome 2, UMN_Dpol_1.0, whole genome shotgun sequence genome:
- the LOC127868886 gene encoding uncharacterized protein LOC127868886 isoform X2: MTKQQHQKGQEIKQQLGMGYEQQNGSQNPSTRARTVKKLRHYVRRLLDRVDALRSCLFHPDVWQHGHRVALDGGASGAAAKSQVVWNPIIYVGTNKKFRMAFYQSLPCTRLRYWFEVREEEIVSEDTKPDDTPGQSALRASQQSASTVIPPATNKVDTTIVCTTDV, translated from the exons GTCAAGAGATTAAACAGCAACTCGGTATGGGATATGAACAGCAGAATGGCTCTCAAAATCCTTCAACTCGAGCGAGGACTGTTAAAAAGCTGCGTCATTATGTGCG GCGTTTACTGGATCGTGTGGACGCCTTACGCAGTTGTCTCTTTCATCCAGACGTTTGGCAACACGGACATCGTGTCGCTTTGGATGGCGGTGCTTCCGGTGCGGCGGCTAAGTCCCAGGTGGTCTGGAACCCCATCATCTACGTCGGCACAAATAAGAAATTCAGGATGGCATTTTACCAG AGCCTGCCATGTACCAGGTTGAGATACTGGTTTGAGGTTCGAGAAGAGGAAATTGTGTCTGAAGATACGAAACCGGATGACACGCCTGGTCAGTCCGCACTCAGG GCAAGTCAGCAATCGGCATCCACTGTTATTCCTCCAGCAACTAACAAGGTCGACACTACCATAGTATGTACCACTGACGTGTAG
- the LOC127868886 gene encoding uncharacterized protein LOC127868886 isoform X3, with translation MNSRMALKILQLERGLLKSCVIMCVAANVLADRRLLDRVDALRSCLFHPDVWQHGHRVALDGGASGAAAKSQVVWNPIIYVGTNKKFRMAFYQSLPCTRLRYWFEVREEEIVSEDTKPDDTPGQSALRASQQSASTVIPPATNKVDTTIVCTTDV, from the exons ATGAACAGCAGAATGGCTCTCAAAATCCTTCAACTCGAGCGAGGACTGTTAAAAAGCTGCGTCATTATGTGCG TCGCTGCAAATGTTCTTGCTGACAGGCGTTTACTGGATCGTGTGGACGCCTTACGCAGTTGTCTCTTTCATCCAGACGTTTGGCAACACGGACATCGTGTCGCTTTGGATGGCGGTGCTTCCGGTGCGGCGGCTAAGTCCCAGGTGGTCTGGAACCCCATCATCTACGTCGGCACAAATAAGAAATTCAGGATGGCATTTTACCAG AGCCTGCCATGTACCAGGTTGAGATACTGGTTTGAGGTTCGAGAAGAGGAAATTGTGTCTGAAGATACGAAACCGGATGACACGCCTGGTCAGTCCGCACTCAGG GCAAGTCAGCAATCGGCATCCACTGTTATTCCTCCAGCAACTAACAAGGTCGACACTACCATAGTATGTACCACTGACGTGTAG
- the LOC127868886 gene encoding uncharacterized protein LOC127868886 isoform X1 — protein sequence MTKQQHQKGQEIKQQLGMGYEQQNGSQNPSTRARTVKKLRHYVRRLLDRVDALRSCLFHPDVWQHGHRVALDGGASGAAAKSQVVWNPIIYVGTNKKFRMAFYQSLPCTRLRYWFEVREEEIVSEDTKPDDTPGQSALRASQQSASTVIPPATNKVDTTIVCTTDV from the exons atgacaaaacaacaacatcaaaaag GTCAAGAGATTAAACAGCAACTCGGTATGGGATATGAACAGCAGAATGGCTCTCAAAATCCTTCAACTCGAGCGAGGACTGTTAAAAAGCTGCGTCATTATGTGCG GCGTTTACTGGATCGTGTGGACGCCTTACGCAGTTGTCTCTTTCATCCAGACGTTTGGCAACACGGACATCGTGTCGCTTTGGATGGCGGTGCTTCCGGTGCGGCGGCTAAGTCCCAGGTGGTCTGGAACCCCATCATCTACGTCGGCACAAATAAGAAATTCAGGATGGCATTTTACCAG AGCCTGCCATGTACCAGGTTGAGATACTGGTTTGAGGTTCGAGAAGAGGAAATTGTGTCTGAAGATACGAAACCGGATGACACGCCTGGTCAGTCCGCACTCAGG GCAAGTCAGCAATCGGCATCCACTGTTATTCCTCCAGCAACTAACAAGGTCGACACTACCATAGTATGTACCACTGACGTGTAG
- the LOC127870063 gene encoding visual pigment-like receptor peropsin yields MSHNTTTEEVLAGLSALDIRRLNYPKWAHQIAGGMLVLIGFFGFVENVLVILTFTKNKRLLSPTNIFILGVAIGDLCMVCLGNPLEFTSAINGAWFAGDAACVLVGFVVYLFGLSQLYLLSAVSVDRYIVITKPLLTHKITTKVACASVTGCFGLALFWAVCPLIGWSSYGLEASGVFCGLNWKHVSVSNTSYVITITIFCFFVPLGIMIFCYYHVFMTVKRLNRNSVWDLNSRMARKNLKLERKMLKSCVIMCGVYWIAWTPYAVVSFIQAFGDPDSVPLWMAEVPATAAKSQVVWNPIIYVGTNKKFRMAFYQSLPCTWLRDWFEVQAEEVIA; encoded by the exons ATGTCGCACAACACTACAACGGAGGAAGTGCTTGCAGGCCTTTCTGCTCTAGACATCCGGAGGTTGAATTATCCGAAATGGGCGCATCAAATCGCTGGCGGTATGTTGGTGTTAATTGGATTTTTCGGTTTTGTAGAAAACGTGTTGGTAATTTTGACGTTTACCAAAAACAAACGCTTGCTGTCCCCTACAAACATTTTTATCCTTGGCGTGGCTATTGGTGATCTGTGCATGGTCTGTTTGGGAAACCCTTTAGAATTTACATCGGCCATCAACGGAGCCTGGTTCGCCGGGGACGCGGCGTGTGTTCTTGTGGGATTCGTAGTCTACCTGTTTGGACTGTCTCAGCTATATCTTCTATCGGCGGTCAGCGTGGACAGGTACATCGTCATAACCAAACCCCTACTGACGCACAAAATCACGACTAAAGTCGCATGTGCAAGCGTTACCGGGTGTTTTGGACTGGCTCTTTTTTGGGCCGTGTGTCCCTTAATAGGCTGGAGCAGCTATGGACTAGAGGCGTCGGGTGTCTTTTGTGGGCTTAACTGGAAGCACGTCAGTGTATCTAACACTTCTTACGTCATCACGATCACGATCTTCTGCTTCTTTGTCCCACTCGGCATCATGATCTTCTGCTACTACCACGTGTTCATGACG GTCAAGAGACTCAACAGAAACTCGGTATGGGATTTGAACAGCAGAATGGCTCGCAAGAACCTGAAACTCGAGCGAAAAATGTTGAAAAGCTGCGTCATCATGTGCG GCGTTTACTGGATCGCGTGGACGCCTTACGCAGTTGTCTCTTTCATCCAGGCGTTTGGCGACCCGGACAGCGTGCCGCTATGGATGGCGGAGGTTCCGGCGACGGCGGCTAAGTCCCAGGTGGTCTGGAACCCCATTATCTACGTCGGAACCAATAAGAAATTCAGGATGGCATTTTACCAG AGCCTGCCATGTACCTGGTTGAGAGACTGGTTTGAGGTTCAAGCAGAGGAGGTGATTGCCTGA
- the LOC127868878 gene encoding uncharacterized protein LOC127868878, which produces MQPELIQVNWSSDEELVQVRWSDSDSGDPVNCSMTTLQDITGSADCAVTDSEQVQRDEEYLDIWDSDESLMFLSSTDSEHDIEQVLAKPKKKTENKYIQSEVKSEGRMKLKALKFLSIKTALTTPCYCGKRCIMQLNINSVRDIREKFWHNPKLTRITLLKASYEKSEKVGKYRYFSVQSKKQEIQLCTKAFLAALRVNKNTLTTVADMCMNNKEAPTGKSPRNWDKSTLLLIAWLEDYFRFHGERMPHRNEIVMPYGTVKSHIYEQYKMDVENPVSKSQFYKKWIDSFQFVKTKKTNSFSKCTTCVTLERLMSKTTSFEMRAFYKKKKEEHNIRQMLERKYYYNKKDQAQRNPSQHMSIIIDGMDQAKTNLPHFAGRNPKNLHAVDLLHTHVTGVLSHGHGGFHAYVDINEYPHDPNLTINIILKELLRQAKANNNFLPPNLFIQADNCWRENKNRYVFAFLELLVAEQVFHEVHMSFLIVGHTHEDIDAKFSEVSRLLNTKDAEYFDDFLNVLKNAERITQLFDVKSWIEGDLNKADHITQPLHFKFVSVDGGVKVFYKGVQSQPWSALNGNFLNKAPSGKPEILKPNFSKIEIDKNVKQIKALKLIFKKQDSTQKWLDFYESLNSNMDSLDSGVPVFPLTLLPRQPIRQSFPPGQGMVPEVRELIEKENRQPLVQIKKRKNWRRSF; this is translated from the exons ATGCAGCCAGAGCTAATCCAGGTAAACTGGAGTAGCGATGAAGAACTGGTACAAGTAAGGTGGTCAGACTCCGATTCTGGGGACCCAGTGAATTGTTCTATGACCACATTACAAGACATTACAGGATCTGCTGACTGTGCTGTGACAGATAGCGAACAAGTACAGCGCGATGAGGAATATTTAGACATTTGGGATAGTGATGAAAGCTTAATGTTTTTGTCTTCTACAGATTCTGAACATGACATCGAACAGGTTTTAGCTAAGCCgaaaaagaaaacagaaaacaagtACATTCAAA gtGAGGTAAAGTCAGAAGGaagaatgaaattaaaagcaTTGAAGTTTCTTAGTATTAAGACAGCGCTTACCACACCCTGCTATTGTGGAAAACGGTGTATTATGCAGTTGAATATTAATTCTGTCCGTGATATTCGTGAAAAATTCTGGCATAATCCAAAATTGACTAGGATAACACTGCTGAAAGCATCATATGAAAAATCTGAAAAAGTCGGAAAATACAGGTACTTTTCAGTACAGTCtaaaaaacaagaaatacaattatgtacaaaagcatttTTGGCTGCATTGAGAGTTAACAAGAATACATTAACTACAGTTGCTGATATGTGCATGAATAACAAGGAAGCTCCAACTGGGAAATCCCCACGTAACTGGGACAAGAGCACTCTACTTTTGATTGCTTGGCTGGAGGATTACTTCAGATTTCATGGCGAAAGAATGCCTCACCGAAACGAGATTGTGATGCCATATGGAACAGTGAAAAGTCATATTTATGAACAATACAAAATGGATGTGGAAAATCCAGTGAGCAAAAGCCAGTTCTACAAGAAATGGATTGACAGCTTCCAGTTTGTTAAAACGAAAAag ACCAACAGCTTCAGCAAATGTACAACTTGTGTGACATTAGAAAGGCTAATGAGCAAAACCACCTCTTTCGAGATGCGTGCTTTCTACAAGAAAAAGAAAGAAGAGCATAATATTcgtcaaat GTTAGAAAGGAAGTACTATTACAACAAAAAAGACCAGGCACAACGCAATCCAAGCCAGCACATGTCCATAATTATCGATGGTATGGATCAAG CAAAGACCAATTTGCCACATTTTGCTGGGAGGAACCCAAAG AATCTGCATGCAGTGGATCTTCTGCATACTCATGTCACTGGAGTGCTAAGTCACGGGCATGGAGGGTTTCATGCCTATGTGGACATTAATGAATATCCTCATGATCCCAACTTGACAATCAACATCATACTTAAAGAGCTACTACGTCAAGCCAAGGCAAAT AACAACTTCCTGCCTCCAAATTTGTTTATCCAAGCAGACAACTGTTGGAGGGAAAATAAGAACCGTTATGTATTTGCATTTCTGGAATTGTTAGTGGCAGAACAGGTTTTCCATGAG gTTCATATGTCCTTCCTTATTGTTGGCCACACGCATGAAGACATTGATGCAAAATTTAGTGAGGTGTCCAGGCTGTTAAATACTAAAGATGCTGAAtattttgatgactttttaaacgTTTTGAAAAATGCAGAGCGTATCACACAATTATTTGATGTTAAGTCATGGATTGAGGGTGATTTGAACAAAGCTGACCACATCACCCAACCTTTGCACTTTAAATTTGTTTCTGTGGACGGTGGTGTAAAAGTGTTTTATAAAGGGGTTCAATCTCAGCCGTGGTCAGCCCTTAATGGGAACTTTTTGAATAAAGCCCCAAGTGGAAAGCCAGAAATATTGAAGccaaattttagtaaaattgaaatagataaaaatgttaaacaaattaaagctCTGAAACTAATTTTCAAAAAGCAGGATAGTACACAAAAGTGGCTAGACTTTTACGAATCGCTCAATTCCAACATGGACAGTTTAGATTCTGGAGTACCGGTATTTCCTTTAACACTGCTACCAAGACAACCTATAAGGCAGTCCTTTCCACCAGGACAAGGAATGGTTCCTGAAGTTCGTGAACTGATTGAAAAGGAAAACAGACAGCCATTG GTACAGATAAAAAAGCGAAAAAACTGGAGACGAAGCTTCTGA
- the LOC127868886 gene encoding uncharacterized protein LOC127868886 isoform X4 — protein sequence MTKQQHQKGQEIKQQLGMGYEQQNGSQNPSTRARTVKKLRHYVRRLLDRVDALRSCLFHPDVWQHGHRVALDGGASGAAAKSQVVWNPIIYVGTNKKFRMAFYQSLPCTRLRYWFEVREEEIVSEDTKPDDTPGQSALRQLTRSTLP from the exons atgacaaaacaacaacatcaaaaag GTCAAGAGATTAAACAGCAACTCGGTATGGGATATGAACAGCAGAATGGCTCTCAAAATCCTTCAACTCGAGCGAGGACTGTTAAAAAGCTGCGTCATTATGTGCG GCGTTTACTGGATCGTGTGGACGCCTTACGCAGTTGTCTCTTTCATCCAGACGTTTGGCAACACGGACATCGTGTCGCTTTGGATGGCGGTGCTTCCGGTGCGGCGGCTAAGTCCCAGGTGGTCTGGAACCCCATCATCTACGTCGGCACAAATAAGAAATTCAGGATGGCATTTTACCAG AGCCTGCCATGTACCAGGTTGAGATACTGGTTTGAGGTTCGAGAAGAGGAAATTGTGTCTGAAGATACGAAACCGGATGACACGCCTGGTCAGTCCGCACTCAGG CAACTAACAAGGTCGACACTACCATAG